One part of the Halostagnicola larsenii XH-48 genome encodes these proteins:
- a CDS encoding carbohydrate ABC transporter permease encodes MKRLVAFLRSIRDKRRVETDGGTVTERSSTRRWLDSDFVQSMPFWGPPLVLMGFFVYAAIGWNSLLSLTNYSGFGGPDYSNLTLSNYLRMLEDPAIWEATRNTLVLLVVFTVACLALGLVLAILLDREIRFGRSFRTIYLLPFSLSFIVTAKFWQWMYNGDDGIINQFFGLFGFSPNWLADPRLVLGAVIVALIWQFSGYAMVIYLAALRSIPSEQYEAARVDGAGTLRMYWRVIVPQLKPAMVSATVTLVLFALKAFDFLYAIFGGYRPRQGADILATKMMREGFNSNEWAYSSAIGLTLFVLSLAVIAPYLYTEYKRGNL; translated from the coding sequence ATGAAACGTCTTGTAGCGTTTTTGCGTTCCATACGGGACAAGCGTCGCGTCGAGACGGACGGTGGAACGGTCACCGAGCGGTCGTCTACGAGACGCTGGCTGGATAGTGACTTCGTTCAGTCGATGCCGTTCTGGGGGCCGCCGCTCGTGCTCATGGGCTTTTTCGTCTACGCAGCGATCGGATGGAACTCCCTCCTCTCGCTGACTAACTACTCCGGATTTGGTGGTCCGGATTACTCTAATTTGACCCTGAGCAACTATCTGCGGATGCTCGAAGATCCCGCGATCTGGGAAGCGACCCGGAACACGCTTGTGTTGCTCGTCGTGTTTACGGTCGCTTGTCTAGCACTTGGACTCGTGCTGGCGATTCTACTCGATCGGGAGATCCGGTTCGGACGGTCGTTTCGGACGATCTATCTCCTTCCGTTTAGCCTCTCGTTCATCGTCACTGCCAAGTTCTGGCAGTGGATGTACAACGGCGACGATGGCATTATCAATCAGTTCTTTGGCCTGTTTGGATTTAGTCCCAACTGGCTGGCGGATCCACGGCTTGTGCTCGGAGCTGTTATCGTTGCACTAATCTGGCAATTTAGCGGGTATGCCATGGTGATCTACCTCGCCGCACTTCGGTCGATTCCGTCCGAACAGTACGAAGCAGCGAGGGTTGACGGGGCGGGGACATTACGCATGTACTGGCGCGTAATCGTCCCGCAGCTGAAACCTGCGATGGTCAGTGCAACGGTGACGCTGGTGCTTTTCGCATTGAAGGCGTTTGACTTCCTGTACGCGATCTTCGGCGGCTATCGGCCGAGACAGGGTGCAGACATCCTTGCGACAAAAATGATGCGTGAAGGATTCAACAGCAACGAGTGGGCATACAGTTCTGCGATCGGTCTCACGCTGTTCGTCCTGTCACTGGCCGTGATCGCACCCTACCTGTACACGGAGTACAAGCGAGGAAATCTATGA
- a CDS encoding ABC transporter substrate-binding protein: MSNNDTHSRRHVLKGAGAAGAAGMLGLAGCLTGGDDGNTVEVLHAWTGGDGQEAQEALFDAFTEEYPDMDFDPNAIGGGGNQSLDSTVATRLQNNNPPSSFAGWPGANLERYDSALGDIQSEVWDESDFEDAHVQEAVEACQYNDGYSAVPLGSHRMNDLFYNVSVLEEAGVDPESLDDADALIDALDTVQSETDATPLGMSLEAWGILQTWAVVMLSTQGYDAYIDFINGDGDEDAVRSTFETLEEMLANYINSDAASVGFTEVNQDIMNGDAAFIHGGNWLAGAYISEELTYGEDWGAIRFPGTEDMYGLHIDSFIYPGDNPTPEDTATFLQFIGGETAQVAFNQYKGSIPTRTDVPTDEFNPYLTETIEDFNEVSEKPPTLAHGLAVDQATQSDLEGVLNNNFADPFDVDGATEGFMDTV, translated from the coding sequence ATGTCCAACAATGACACACATTCGCGACGACACGTGTTAAAGGGTGCAGGGGCTGCAGGGGCCGCAGGAATGCTCGGACTTGCAGGTTGTCTCACAGGGGGAGATGACGGTAACACAGTGGAGGTTCTTCACGCATGGACGGGGGGTGACGGACAAGAAGCCCAGGAAGCGCTGTTCGATGCGTTCACCGAAGAGTATCCGGATATGGACTTTGACCCCAACGCGATCGGTGGCGGGGGCAATCAGAGTCTCGACTCGACCGTCGCCACCAGACTCCAGAACAACAATCCGCCGAGTTCGTTCGCTGGCTGGCCGGGTGCGAACCTCGAGCGCTACGATAGTGCACTCGGTGATATCCAATCCGAGGTGTGGGACGAATCAGATTTCGAGGATGCCCACGTACAGGAGGCCGTGGAGGCCTGCCAGTACAACGACGGCTACTCAGCGGTACCACTCGGTTCCCACCGGATGAACGACCTCTTCTACAACGTCAGCGTCCTCGAGGAGGCCGGTGTCGATCCGGAATCGCTCGACGACGCCGACGCGCTGATCGATGCGCTGGATACGGTCCAATCCGAGACGGATGCGACGCCGCTGGGGATGTCACTCGAAGCGTGGGGTATTCTCCAGACCTGGGCCGTCGTGATGCTCAGTACGCAGGGATACGACGCCTACATTGACTTCATCAACGGCGATGGCGACGAGGACGCCGTCCGCAGTACCTTCGAAACGCTCGAGGAGATGCTGGCAAACTACATCAACAGCGACGCAGCATCCGTCGGATTCACCGAGGTCAATCAGGACATCATGAACGGCGATGCGGCGTTCATCCACGGCGGTAACTGGCTCGCGGGCGCGTACATCAGCGAAGAACTCACGTACGGCGAAGACTGGGGCGCGATCCGATTCCCGGGTACGGAAGATATGTACGGATTGCACATCGACTCGTTCATCTATCCCGGCGACAACCCGACCCCCGAGGACACCGCGACCTTCCTGCAGTTTATCGGCGGCGAAACGGCGCAGGTCGCGTTCAACCAGTACAAGGGTTCGATCCCGACTCGAACGGACGTCCCGACGGACGAGTTCAACCCCTACCTCACGGAGACGATCGAGGACTTCAACGAAGTCTCCGAAAAACCACCGACGCTCGCCCACGGTCTCGCGGTCGATCAGGCAACGCAGTCGGATCTCGAGGGTGTCCTCAACAACAACTTCGCAGATCCGTTCGACGTCGATGGTGCAACCGAAGGCTTCATGGATACCGTCTAA